One window of Pyrus communis chromosome 12, drPyrComm1.1, whole genome shotgun sequence genomic DNA carries:
- the LOC137710070 gene encoding uncharacterized protein, with product MVIASQLQILQSPITALISTISTSVNIKLNDMNYLNCQFQMQLLLEGHGIMQFVDGSNLCPSQFIVNLSESGIVSGDSSFQIEDDAYIVWKMHDRALMQLITATLSLAAISCAIGSSSAYDLWNRLKEQFSIVLRTSIFQMKSNLQTIKKGLDSVFKNLQRIKEALDYLSAIGVYFANEDIVILALNGLPLEYNTFRCVIQGRESVISLKDFRSQLLVEELIVESNVSSQFLSAMAANTNTVSEPKSSIYSTQSNPGHVTYSSSAESSHGHTSGFK from the coding sequence ATGGTAATTGCATCACAACTTCAGATTCTTCAATCTCCAATTACTGCTCTCATTTCCACAATTTCTACTTCTGTGAATATTAAGCTTAATGATATGAATTATTTGAATTGCCAATTTCAAATGCAATTATTGTTAGAGGGTCATGGAATTATGCAGTTTGTTGATGGCTCCAATCTCTGTCCTTCTCAATTTATTGTTAATTTGAGTGAATCTGGTATAGTCTCTGGTGATTCTTCTTTTCAAATCGAGGATGATGCCTATATTgtttggaaaatgcatgatcgAGCATTGATGCAACTGATTACTGCGACTTTATCACTTGCTGCCATTTCTTGTGCTATTGGTAGTTCTAGTGCCTATGATCTTTGGAATAGATTGAAAGAACAGTTCTCTATTGTTTTAAGAACCAGCATATTTCAGATGAAATCTAATCTGCAAACTATTAAGAAAGGGTTAGATTCTGTGTTTAAGAATTTGCAACGAATTAAGGAAGCTCTAGATTACTTGTCTGCTATTGGGGTTTACTTTGCTAATGAGGACATTGTCATATTGGCACTTAATGGCTTGCCTCTTGAGTACAACACTTTCCGATGTGTTATTCAAGGCAGGGAAAGTGTAATTTCTCTTAAAGATTTTAGGTCTCAGTTACTAGTAGAAGAACTAATTGTGGAGAGCAATGTATCATCTCAGTTTTTGTCTGCCATGGCTGCTAATACCAATACCGTTTCTGAACCTAAGTCTTCCATTTATTCTACTCAATCTAATCCTGGTCATGTGACATATAGTTCATCTGCTGAATCATCTCATGGTCACACTAGTGGTTTTAAGTAG